tataactgtgtgtttgtttagacatgttagttatggcgaAAAAAAGCTAAGCGAAAATGTAATCAGAAGTTGGTTTTGTTTATGCATTAGTAAAGACATAATCAGTGTATAGTGGCTTGAGCAACTGATTTAACTTAGATTTATTAGCGAATTTTATTGAGATTATATACATAGTTTAAGACCTGACAGCTTTAATgttaatctgaaagacttttaaaacttattctgcactgaaagttttcttttcttcatcaaacagacttcaagaatcagcatatgaatctcaacaatggtgacaatcaacataaagctccatgttgcagtgcattctgggagcaccaatcaaaactaatccacggctcccagcatgcaatgcgacatgaataaattatgcagctgtctcagtatttccttttgttttgctatttttaaaattaatctctcatgttgtttcaactGTAACGTATATATTTATGGATGAAAAGCATGTACACAAAAATTGTGTGAACTCATCATGTagtcacacacagacatcaagattTTGCGCATGAATcacaacaacggtgacaatcaaaacaaaaaaaaactcaggAATTAAGGATGAGTTTGTTCTATGAAGCCACCCATCATGCATTGCAGCGTGAAgcttttttatttgctttgattGTCACCGTTTTTGTGATTCATGTGCAAAATCTTGATCTCTGTATGTGACCACATGATGTATTTTCTCAAAATACCTCATGCACAGGCATTTTGTCCGTCTTCACAATAAGCGATCATTTCAATGCTCTTGGTACAGCTTCACAAGGTTTGGTGGCtataaatgctaaaatataaaacaaaacttcaAATAACATCAGATGCTCAATTTGTGATGATTTTACcactatcaaaaaaaaaagctaataacATCTGACCTTGCTTCATTTTGGCTTCCTTTGCCACAACAGTTGTGTTTCACAAAGACACAGTCACGGCAGCCAATAAGAAGCAAACTCAAGAAATGCGAGGACCAAGATCCCAGCTAAAGCAAACACTGGTGAGTTCAAATGAAACATaccaacatctaaacctctggtaattatcaataaaagctatagatgtctgacagaaataaagtcaatttaatgagtgaagctggtgatgctgtttgtggagatgtttgatcctcctctgctgagatcttcagagatttattGTCTTTGATTTGCAGTTGATTTTACCAAATGCTTAATCATTagttatttgatcatttaattaaacactGTTTCAGTGAAgattcttttattttcatgatttttggaCAAACACAATGTCTGTGAGTTGCTTTGCAATTATAAATGGAAATTACTTTGAAAAAACATgagtttaaatctaatgcatcctGAGAGTGTGTATTTGGTTCAGAAACAGTGTAAATTAAGTCTAAATGAACCttaaatgatgttaaaaatatgTCAACTAACCACATTTGAACTAGTTTTTAAGCTTGTATGGAGGTTCATGAACGTCTATATCGGACGCTCAGAACACGGCAAAAAAAGACGTCATAAAAACTTTAATTCTGGCTCCTCAGTGGACGTCTTTTCAGAGTCTGCAAAGACTTCAAAAAGACGTCTTTTGGACGTAACTTTGCCCAGTGGGGTTATATCCGCTTGTATTAGTGCTCCTCTCGACACACAGGCTATAATATTCTATTAGACTTTTACATATAATCTAAATTTCTTTAGACACTATTCTATTATTAGTTATTGTCAGTTTATTTTCACCTCATATTTTGTGGTTTTAGTTGCATGATTTTAATGCAGTCAGTCAGGAAATCGTGATTGTTCGTTGCACGAAAAGGGTTGTGAAACCTGTTTTTCTGAATGTTTGAGGACATATTTGTCATCATATACAGTTGTGTTTAAAGAGATGTATCATTGGTAAtgatctgtttttctgtcagaaaatgcccAAACACATAATTCTTTGTTTAACCGCTGTTTATTTGAActctaaataatacatttaacattGAGACATCTgttgacattttcatttaatcaaGATTTATGTGCCACAGAAGAGATttacatgtaggctatattttctcttgaaaataGCTTACATATGCATATTAATGCTAGTCTATATAAACCATGTGTAAAGATACAGCCAGACACTTTTTTAACATAAGTCCTGCTGGTCTAATGATATTTTTGCTCATATTGGCTGACAGAAGCTGTTTCTTTTTAATAAGGACATTGGCTGaatctttatattaatgtaaaaatgcttaaaaaatgcTACTCTATCTTGAATATTGTgtattgatattgaattatGTTGCATTAAAAAGAGTAGCAGTAACAGCACTGAGAAGCACAAATGAACCACACAAACTTGAATAATAACcacaaatatttaaatctgTTTAATTTTCACTGGTGCTGAAAAAGCCAACATTTGCGCAACATCTCAGTTTCTCTGAAAGCAGATCTGGTCAACAGGAAAAGCATCTAGGCCacagttttctgttttattttgtggtaaccTGCAGTAATGCTGATTTAACTGGCAGTGCAAAGCtcagactgtaaaataaagcacATAAATGTGTTATTTAACTGATTTGTGATTAATCAGAGATGAGCGTTTGGCTGCAGCCCATCCTTTCTGCCAACTGCGATAGTGAATGATTCCTCCTGCGATGACTGTAGccagaaaaaacacaaacacagccaGACCAACACCACCGAACATCAATGCTCTCTCTTTTGTAGTCACTCCatctacagacagacagacagacaggaagGAATTATTCATATTTGTAACCAGAAAGTTTTAACTGATGTCTGAAATAGTGCTTGATTTCCAAAGTAGAGTTAGAACATGAAAAACGAAAGGAACGACCGAGATAATAACCAACATGTTACCTGTGATGTCAACTTCTTTTGGTTCTTCTGTTACAGAAAGACCTGTAAAAATATGATCAGtttatcaaacacacacacacacacacaaaactttttttaattgtcatagcttttataatttgtttttcagatcaagaaaaaaataataattcactgCATCCAAACTTTTGATGTGTATGCAAGGTATAGTTTGCGATCTAAAAAATTACCtttaagtatataaatatattttgcatacgAAAAGCATTTTTCCTAGCATGTGCTGCTAAATCtatatatttcaaaacaaaaatcatgtACAGATCTAGTCCAGGCTACACTGCCATGTTTGTGAAGATATGATGAAAAAAACTGGAATATGTTACCCTCGATCTCTAGTCTGAAGGGTTTGTTGAAGTACATCTCTGTAGTGCCAGACTTTGTTCCACAGAAATAAAGACCTGAATCTGACGCTGTTACTCCAGAAATAATTAAAGTCACTGTGGTGATCCGCCAGTCTGCAGTAATTTTCAGACGAATGCTGTTTTGATTGTAGGTGACCAGAAGTTTTCTTCCTGTTTCATCCTTTTCTGCTGCAATCAGTTGATCCAGTTGTTCGGATCTGAGGTGATACCAGGCAATTTCATATTGGTTTGTCATGCTGCAGTTCAGACTGATGCTTTCTTCCATTTGAACTCTTAACGGATCAGAAGATCCTCGCACTGATGCATCTGGagacacatttataaaaataaaaacagataattTTAAACTATGTTAATAGCTATTGTATTTGAGGTTGTTATATTCTATTTCAAACATTATAAACTTAACATATTTACCATTGGATGTGATTTGCGTAATCCAATAAGAAAATacacagaagaagaaaatgacTTTCTCCATCGTGTCTGTCGTTTGCAATGGTGTCGATCAAACTACAGGTTTCAGCACAATGCAGAGACTAAAACCACAGAGTGTTTCCACTTCCTTCCCAGAGCAATGTAAAGCATTGAAATATATCAGATCAAAGTTATTGCATAAGACCTCTTTGTGCTGTAATGAAAATTCTCATGATTTCCCTGTGAATTTTTACTGAATGTGGTCTACTTGTTTACAAATATGTACACATAGAAATCATGTCTCTTCCTGGTTTATGTCATAACATGAGCTAAAAGAGTATATATAACTTTACACAAACTGCAGTTCAGTCATATCAGTCTGATTTTAATACATGTAATGTTTCTGGTTAAACTTACAGAAGTGTGAACGTGGTTTCTATCTatctcactgtaaaaaatgattcactatatttactcaataaaattgagtaatccactatatttactcaataaaattgaggtaacaatttgcacttaatttttttgagtagattctatcctatatattgagtaaagagtacctaaattttacagctatgacaaactaaaagaaattaagtaatgtctacctaatatttttcattaaattacataactaattacttataaaaattgagtaacattaactctattgttagtaggcaacagttcatcgctgtaaaacccaacaagttagggtaacaaaccgtttgagtaaaccgattgccttaaaacatttaagtttttaaaactaacaattatgagtgctctgaacttatttcagtcagacatctacagaacatcttattgagaattaactaaggtttagatgttgatttattgtttcaattgaagtaaccatgttagagatcagtgtctgctttagttgggcacttgacccttgacttatgTATtagaagggtttttttttttctttggttgttgtaaccatgtgttcctcaAACATATTTGCTACAGCTCAAAACCCAGAGGAAATGATCGGTAGTTGGTtgtcatatattttataatgacaatcatctgtaaGTGAACGTAGACTcgttgtgtgtctaatctctggttaAGTGAATGTTGCATTGcttatagtaaaagtgtttgTTAAAGTCAGTTAATAAAGgagtttctaaacagtttgtccacaaaaagtttcaatCTATGGCAGAAActggactcacacagacattaagaatcagcttatgaacctcaacaatggtgaccaataaaataaaataaaaagcatgctggaatgcatgctgggagccatggatgagttttgtacttttaatggtcaccattgttgaggttcataagctgattcttgatgtctgtgtgagtcccGTTACTGCCATAGATTGAAACTCCTTtgttaactgactgtcacagaaaTCCTTTTACTCTAAGCAATGCAACATTCACTtaaccagagattagacacacaacgAGTCTGTGCTCACTttcaatgagatcagttcacttacagatgattgtcattataaacatatgACAACCAACTACCAATCatttcctctgggcttttgatctgtaacaaatatgtttgaggaacacatggttacaacaaccagacaataaataaaaaaaaacatcgaacacagaagtcaagggtcaagagcccaactaaagcagacactgatctctaacatggttacttcaattgaaacaataaatcaacatctaaaccttagttaattctcaataagatgttctgtagatgtctgactgaaataagttcagagcactcataattgttagttttaaaagcttaaatgttttaaggcaatcggtttactcaaacggtttgttaccctaacttgttgggttttaaagtgatgaactgttgcctactaacaatagagttaatgttactcaattttataagtaattagttatgtaatttaatgaaaatattaggtagacattacctaatttcttttagtttgtcatagCTGTAAAATTTAGGTACTCTTTACTCAATATATAGGATAGAATCTACTCAAACAAAGTGAGTGCAAATtgttacctcaattttattgagtaaatatagtggattactcaattttattgagtaaatatagtgaatcattttttacagtgatgtatctatctatctatctatctagggATCTAGGCATCTAGGCTACTTATTTAACTGAGGCCGGAAGTCATTTTTCGTGCAAGGTAATGTCCCAGCCAGCAATCTTATGTGGGGCCCAGATGGGTGgcactagggctgcaacaaacgattattttgataatcgacTAATCTAACGATTATTGGAACGATTAATCGACTAATCGTCGATTATTTCACTGGTTAATCAGTAGACTTTgtttgattattcagcttttgcaactagttaaaatattaagttacacatattctaacataaataaaggtcacttcagctttagaaaagcatattatgtaattacaattaattggtaacactttacaataaggttcattagttaacattagtaaacatgaactaagaatgaacaatacttctacagcatttgttaatcttagttaatgttaatttcagcatttactaatgcattattaaaagcacaagttgtgttttttaacattggtaaatgcactgtgaactaacatgaacaaacaatgaacaactgtatttttgttaaccaacattaacaaagattaatagttaaatgtaataaatgcattgttcattgatgttaattaatacattaatgttaacaaattataccttattgtaaagtgttaccaattcattatacaaatagatgtatttggcacacaaaataagatgacagacagagacgctctctcaccatttaattagctacatgGAAAAGTAACCGAattacaaaaggagatgttaggcagaatgtgAAATGTGTAAGTCTAAGTCATATagataagaaacaaaataaaagtatgtgATAAGACGCTATTTTAACATGTCttaactatcactttaattaaattatttttttcccactaaaaaaaatattttatcattagctagctccacactggagagctgctttacagaaaatcaagttgtaattctaactgaaagcaACACTGACTctggtttttcatgtttaataccgtaaagctgcttgaattaaggctatctattgcataaagtactatataaataaacatgatgtgaccGGACTTTACTGGAGTAACGTTACGTTACTGAACTGCAGAGCTcatgcaaacatccacatcgttgtaatcagatgcatttttaactactgctttcacactgctgtcagtttttgttgtgtttattttgttactgagaggaaagcgcgcaatatatatttacatattcatcaaacaCCGCTCAGGTTCGGGTGTGTCTTCTCTTGAATTGCATCCAGGAGAGCTGAATTACATTCTTGCGCTACAGCGCCACACTGGTCAAACCGCAGTATTGCAGGCTCTTACATTAGGTCATTTGAGATCAAACGAttactcgacaacaaaaatatttgtcgacAATTTTTTATTGTCGACGTTGTCGATAATGTCGACTAATCGTTGCAGCCCTAGGTGGCACCTGGTCTCTCTAACTGGGCCCCAGCCGGTTTTGTCCTCGGTTTCCATGAGGGCCCCACATGGGTcagcccagatgaaacaatgaaatcaactctgctcagtatgcatactacagagtgctaaaaataagactgaagcagcactgcagttcattagataattaagtgattaatctagtactgattgagcattagtgacgaacacctgctaaagaaaaaagagacgagcagaaacacaacaactactattgacttccagccacagcctgcaaaacaactgaagataaaagacattaaatctctgaagatctcagcagaggaggattaaacaactccacaaacagcattactagcatcattattactaaccagactgacgttatttctgtcagattgtCTGGAGAAGCTCTTACTGAGAAATACAGAggttcagatgttgatgttttattgaaagtttggtttgaagtcaccattatGGTGAATAACGTTTGCTTTAATAGAGCTCTTGACTCTCATGCTGTTTATTTCAGCAgagttcatttcattgtttcatctgggTTGACTCATGCGGGCTTCTCATGGAAACCGAAGACAAAACTGGCTGGGGCCAAGTTAGATAGCCCAGGTGCCACCCATCTGGGCCCCACATAAGTTTGCTGGCTGGGGATTAAGTATCATGTTTATCCAAACAGCGCCTGTCGTGTGCCCTCAGTTTTTTGAGCTAACTGCATCTTTTTAATGTAACCAGGAACAACATTGACAGCAGCAGaaacaaaactgtaaactgatgtccaggggcatttaaaaaaataattaaaaaaatgtattaaatgcatGCATCATGAATATGGAATGCCACGTTCTTAATTCCAATCGATAAActcagttaaaataataaagggcTGCTACTAGTAAAAATCCAATCAGTGTCAACAAAAGCCATCAGAGACATCATtactgaatgcatttacactgcaataagcctacaaatgcataaaatgttatgaaattaatgttttaaattttgaaggcagaaatatgtcaatatgtcaatcaattaaatacgtttaatatgaaactaaaacagacaCTAGGTGGCGCCAAGTCCCTGTCTTAACGAGTGAGTTCAATCCATTCAACTGATTCCTTCAAATAGGTTTCGCTGATTACGAAAACACCACTACTGCCGCGGTTCAGCTGTGGATTTGATTCTGTGATCATTATATGTAGGCCTAAGGcgttatttaaagaaataaaacacattttcatgataaaatgatcaaaaagatgGCAGGTAGTGTAGGGGACTTCTTATGTTGAGAGAACATTTATTTCTCGTGGCCATGCGTTGAATGCACGAACCTGCATGACCATAGCATATTCAGAcattaatattatcaataaattaataaaatgttttgaatttaataaagcgcagaattaagaattattatattaacccATACAGAACATACCATGCAGACCAACATGTAGCCTAATAGGCTATTCTTCCTTTCTTATGAGTTGTAGTACTGTTAGTATTATCATCATCAGcattatcatcattatcatagcctatatccaaaataaaattaaataggcTAGCCTATATGAAATAGGCATGTGGAATTTAGGTCTAATGACGCATTGTGATCCTAATGTAGGCTAAGTGATTCTGCATAAATGTTACTAAATAGGCCTATCATACATATTAACTtactgttgtaaataaaataactctTGTTATATGCTATATTAGTTAACAAAAGTTGCGCATGACTTTGGAAGCAAAGCAATTGATTGCGTCTGATGTTTCCAGATATTAGGCCTACCAGATAACAAACgtctttaaactttaaagtttaaagcaatatatgtgcgcacattttgtttttatgaaaagaacatgcataaatgagaaaataatgcGGGAAGAGCtagtttttaaatgcaatacactgtaaaaaaaacagtgaaatgcttgGCAGCACAGGGTGCCAAACGTTTAccattaatggaaaaaaaacagtcGATGAATGGCAGAAgtagctgccaaacaaaaactaaaattaacgTACAACAtcctattttctttttcttttttctttacagGTGTTGTCTGGATTATaactgtgaaactttttttttgcagttaacCATCATCTAACAACAGCATAAGTACAAAAACTAATAACGATCACTACATCAACAACTCCACAGTTACtgcttttaaataaagctgCATTCAGCATAACATCTTGTTTCTTGGTCTTCTCCTGGACTGAAGCACAGACTCTACTCTTCAGCacatggtgacccacaaaacacagacaacagAAACCCTTTAAATCCCAAaagaacattaaacactaacagatctctctagatctcagcgtcttcacttattacaaaccagtctgactttatctatttcatacaaaacttcttattgagaattaacagaggtttagatgttgatgttttattgaaattaatcaagtttggagtcaagtcacctttatttatatagcgcttttacaatacagattgtgtcaaagcacttaacagtatcaaattggaggatagagtgtcattaatgtataatgataagattaaacactcaattttcagttaaaggcatctcattattgaattcagagatgtcattgtctagctcagtttagtttaaatagtatctgtgcaatcaaattggcgataatcgctagaaattaagtgtccccaactgagcaagccagaggcgacagcagcaaggaaccaaaactccctctgtgacagaatggagaaaaaaaccttgggagaaaccaggctcagtcggggggccagttctcctctgatcagacgaaacccgcagttcaaaagtttatatttctattttcattttgttgcaatttctaacaatagtagtattatgtagttaggtattttattatatttttgttatttttggttgatatatctggggatatatctctgtgGGTCTGGGAAGTCACCATTGCGGAGataagtgtttgctttagttgggcttctgACTCTTCACTTACAACGTTtttttctctggctgctgtaactgtgtgtttCTGAAGCAAATGAAGTGGTTTACGTACTGATGATGGTCTTATCATCGTGTAGTGGCCTAACTCACTAGCTTCATCAGAAGTGTCTGAACATGTCAATTTTACTCATTTCGTTGTAGTGTTACAACTTTGCTTTAAATGTGGCCCTGCTTTGACATTTTAAGGGTTGCaaggtattttgaaaaaattaatcaGGGCACGTAGagtcacagacatcaagaatctgCATATGAACCGCAACAATGGTAACAATctacaaaatattcagatcagctctaatcatcacaaaacaagctttttgttgattgtcaccattgttgagattcatgtgctgattcttgatgtttatGTGAATCAAAACGCCTCCGTTCAAGACACTttctaaataatgataaaagaaaatgaatctCTGACTGTCATAACCTCACAAGCACgctgtataaaaaaaacaaataaaaaacattaaacgcTACCATACTCGGAGACAATACTTATGATGTGATCAGGCTATTATATGGTGATTAACTCATCATCAACACGTAGCCAGGTTTATATGATCAGAGCTTTCGCTAGTAGTTTTTCGCTGGCAAAGTCACAGCAGCCAGAGAAAAGCTGATATTATAAAGTGAAGAGTcagaagcccaactaaagcaaacgcttatctccacaatggtgatttcaaactttattattttcaataaaacatcaacatctaaacctctgttaattctcaataagaagttttgtatgaaataaataaagtcagactggtttgtaataagtgaagatgctgagatctagagagatctgttagtgtttaatgttctgttgctgccagtcatgtgacgtttaattaattagttaattagttaattttacagtgaaggtgtttgattgtaataatttatgaaattcctgtaaaataacagtgatgTCAGCTTGTTTTCACAGAGATCTTGTCTGAGGAGAAACAGCATGAGCATATATTTAAGAGAGAacaaatataatcatttatcagTGGATAAAATCAGACAATGGAAAATCCATATTTGAGACGATTACTCTGAATATTAGTGTCCCATTCAGTGTATCTGCTGGTTACATGCAATATCACACAATTATTAAAGGAAATCCAGAAAGCAGATGCTCATAGTTtgattagtttttaatttaCCATGAATATGAAGTTGGCACGTCCTGAATTGTCGCTTCAGCTTTATCTGATCATTATTGTAATAGACGTGCAAAAAGTACGTCCCAGCATCACTGAAGCTCAGATCCTTGAAGACGACGTCACAGTTTCTTTGTTTAAATACTCGTCCACTACATTATTCAGTCTGACACACAGGGATGATTTCTGACCCACTGTTTAAACTAATATCAGAAATCTCTCTGGCCTCAAATTCACATGGCAGTGTGACGTTGTCTCCTTTTTTTCCTGACACAGGTATAGTTCTGGTTCCTACAGGCAGTTCC
This portion of the Onychostoma macrolepis isolate SWU-2019 chromosome 19, ASM1243209v1, whole genome shotgun sequence genome encodes:
- the LOC131525809 gene encoding uncharacterized protein LOC131525809, which codes for MEKVIFFFCVFSYWITQITSNDASVRGSSDPLRVQMEESISLNCSMTNQYEIAWYHLRSEQLDQLIAAEKDETGRKLLVTYNQNSIRLKITADWRITTVTLIISGVTASDSGLYFCGTKSGTTEMYFNKPFRLEIEGLSVTEEPKEVDITDGVTTKERALMFGGVGLAVFVFFLATVIAGGIIHYRSWQKGWAAAKRSSLINHKSVK